The following coding sequences lie in one Synechococcus sp. PCC 7336 genomic window:
- a CDS encoding Uma2 family endonuclease, with translation MAIATKPMTFEEYLNFDMPPPALVVEVVSPQQESRDYRHKRTEYAGRHILEYWIVDPIAQKITLLQWVDGLYEEQIYRGTQTIVSPLFPDLSLTAAQVLAGCRER, from the coding sequence ATGGCAATCGCCACAAAACCCATGACCTTTGAGGAATATCTCAACTTCGACATGCCGCCGCCAGCACTGGTTGTTGAAGTGGTCAGTCCTCAACAGGAGAGCCGCGATTATCGCCACAAGCGCACCGAATATGCCGGACGACATATTTTGGAGTATTGGATTGTTGACCCGATCGCCCAAAAGATCACCCTATTGCAATGGGTAGATGGGCTTTACGAAGAACAGATCTATCGGGGAACGCAAACGATTGTCTCTCCATTATTCCCCGACTTGAGTTTGACTGCTGCACAGGTTTTAGCAGGGTGCCGAGAACGGTGA
- a CDS encoding NYN domain-containing protein: protein MQQSELKIALLIDADNAPASKIDAILAEIAKYGVANIRRAYGNWKSPTLKGWENCLHEYAIYPVQQFDYTKGKNATDAALIIDAMDLLYTQKLDAFAIVSSDCDFTPLVMRILSNGLKVYGFGEKKTPLPFVYACSIFLYLETIDRTIDSETSKVTASDKKTGKELKQDSKLMSLLRGAVSSTQDDDGWSSLSEVGAHIANQASFDSRNYGYAKLSGLFEVIDSFEVNRKNKAVYVRSKHKNKSNQKTA from the coding sequence ATGCAGCAATCAGAATTAAAAATTGCGCTGCTAATTGATGCAGATAATGCACCTGCATCAAAGATTGATGCAATCCTGGCTGAGATTGCAAAGTATGGAGTTGCCAATATTCGCAGGGCTTACGGAAACTGGAAAAGCCCTACCTTGAAGGGATGGGAGAACTGTTTGCACGAATACGCGATTTATCCAGTACAGCAGTTTGATTACACAAAAGGGAAAAATGCAACGGATGCAGCCTTAATTATTGATGCGATGGATTTACTGTATACGCAGAAGCTGGATGCATTTGCGATTGTATCGAGTGACTGCGACTTTACACCATTGGTAATGCGAATTTTGAGCAATGGCTTAAAAGTGTATGGATTTGGAGAGAAGAAAACACCTTTACCTTTTGTCTATGCCTGTTCAATATTTCTGTACTTAGAGACAATCGATCGAACTATTGACTCTGAAACCTCAAAAGTTACTGCCAGTGACAAGAAAACTGGCAAGGAATTGAAGCAAGACTCAAAACTGATGAGTCTATTGAGAGGTGCAGTTTCTAGCACTCAAGATGACGATGGCTGGTCGAGCCTATCTGAAGTTGGTGCCCATATTGCAAATCAGGCATCGTTCGATTCACGTAATTACGGCTATGCCAAGCTGAGTGGATTATTTGAAGTGATTGACTCATTTGAGGTTAACCGAAAAAATAAGGCAGTCTATGTACGAAGCAAGCACAAGAACAAAAGTAATCAAAAGACAGCGTAG
- the rpsU gene encoding 30S ribosomal protein S21 — protein MTQINVGEDEYIESALRRFKKKLQKAGIFADIRRRRHFESSSEKRRRKQKDARRRARRR, from the coding sequence ATGACTCAAATCAACGTAGGTGAAGACGAGTATATTGAATCCGCCCTGCGGCGCTTCAAGAAGAAATTGCAGAAGGCTGGAATCTTCGCCGACATCCGCCGCCGCCGCCATTTTGAATCCTCCTCCGAGAAGCGCCGCCGCAAGCAGAAAGACGCCCGCCGTCGCGCCCGCCGCCGTTAG
- the ftsH4 gene encoding ATP-dependent zinc metalloprotease FtsH produces the protein MGINDKPRMSRNRIIGNVLFAIAAAILLFNFIGPLVFGPNIPQVPYSFFIDKVEDGAVSRVQVGQEKILFQVQEQRDGNAASVYSTTPIFDLELPKRLEEKGIEFAAAPPAKNGWFSNILSWVIPPLIFVGVWQFFLGRGMGGGGPQGALSISKSKAKVYVEGEAARVTFADVAGVEEAKTELMEIVEFLKSPQRYLDIGARIPKGVLLVGPPGTGKTLLAKAVAGEAKVTFFSISGSEFVELFVGAGAARVRDLFEQAKKQAPCIVFIDELDAIGKSRASGNFVGGNDEREQTLNQLLTEMDGFSADGATVIVLAATNRPETLDPALLRPGRFDRQVLVDRPDLSGRLKILQIYARKVKLGEDVELKAIATRTPGFAGADLANLVNEAALLAAREGRTQVAQEDFAEAIERVVAGLEKKSRVLNDREKEIVAYHEVGHALVGASVPGGSEVAKISIVPRGMAALGYTLQLPTEDRFLNDEKELRGQIATLLGGRSAEEIVFGSVTTGASNDLQRATDMAEQMVTSYGMSKVLGPLAYDRGPSNSFLGQGGGNPRRMVSDETARAIDEEVKGIVEEGHQLALDILQRNRDLLEEIAQKILEQEVIEGKELKQYLARVTPLDQSAVETGEAVVA, from the coding sequence ATGGGGATTAATGACAAACCTCGGATGTCGCGCAATCGCATCATTGGCAACGTGCTATTTGCGATCGCGGCTGCCATCTTACTGTTCAATTTCATCGGGCCGTTAGTCTTTGGCCCGAACATCCCACAAGTGCCCTACAGCTTCTTTATCGACAAAGTCGAAGATGGGGCTGTGAGTCGAGTGCAGGTGGGTCAAGAAAAAATTCTCTTTCAGGTGCAGGAGCAAAGGGATGGCAATGCAGCCTCAGTCTACTCCACCACTCCTATTTTCGATCTAGAACTGCCCAAGCGCTTAGAAGAGAAGGGCATTGAATTTGCGGCAGCTCCCCCAGCCAAAAACGGCTGGTTTTCCAATATTCTCAGTTGGGTCATTCCTCCCCTCATCTTTGTGGGGGTATGGCAATTTTTCTTGGGACGCGGCATGGGGGGTGGCGGTCCTCAGGGGGCGCTCTCGATTAGCAAGAGCAAAGCCAAGGTGTATGTGGAAGGGGAAGCTGCCCGCGTGACGTTTGCCGATGTGGCGGGGGTGGAGGAGGCCAAAACCGAGTTGATGGAAATTGTGGAATTTCTCAAGAGTCCGCAACGGTATCTCGACATCGGCGCTCGCATTCCCAAAGGCGTCTTGCTGGTTGGCCCTCCCGGTACGGGCAAAACCCTCTTAGCCAAGGCAGTGGCGGGGGAAGCGAAAGTGACTTTCTTCAGCATCTCCGGCTCGGAGTTTGTCGAATTATTTGTCGGTGCCGGTGCGGCGCGGGTGCGCGACCTGTTCGAACAAGCGAAAAAGCAGGCCCCTTGCATTGTCTTCATTGATGAACTGGATGCGATTGGCAAGTCGCGAGCGTCGGGAAATTTTGTCGGGGGCAACGACGAGCGCGAACAAACCCTGAACCAGCTATTGACTGAAATGGATGGATTTTCAGCAGATGGTGCCACTGTTATCGTGCTAGCTGCCACCAACCGTCCCGAAACCCTCGATCCCGCGCTACTGCGCCCCGGTCGGTTCGATCGCCAAGTGCTGGTCGATCGCCCCGATCTCTCCGGTCGGCTTAAAATCCTGCAAATCTACGCTCGCAAGGTCAAACTCGGCGAGGATGTGGAACTCAAGGCGATCGCCACTCGCACCCCCGGTTTTGCTGGGGCAGATTTAGCCAATTTGGTCAACGAAGCTGCCCTCTTGGCAGCCCGCGAAGGACGTACCCAAGTAGCACAGGAGGACTTTGCCGAGGCGATCGAGCGCGTGGTGGCGGGCTTGGAGAAGAAGAGCCGCGTGTTGAACGATCGCGAGAAAGAGATTGTGGCCTATCACGAGGTGGGTCACGCGCTGGTGGGGGCATCCGTTCCCGGCGGCAGCGAGGTGGCCAAGATCTCGATTGTGCCGAGGGGGATGGCGGCGTTGGGATACACGTTACAGTTGCCGACTGAGGATCGCTTCTTGAATGACGAAAAAGAGTTGCGCGGTCAGATTGCGACGCTGTTGGGGGGTCGGTCTGCTGAAGAGATTGTGTTTGGCAGCGTGACGACGGGGGCTTCAAACGACCTGCAACGGGCCACGGATATGGCAGAACAGATGGTGACCAGTTACGGCATGAGCAAAGTGCTGGGACCGCTGGCTTACGATCGCGGACCGTCCAATTCGTTCTTGGGACAAGGCGGCGGCAACCCCCGTCGGATGGTGAGTGACGAGACCGCTCGGGCGATCGACGAGGAGGTGAAAGGGATTGTGGAGGAAGGTCACCAATTAGCTCTCGATATCCTGCAGCGCAATCGCGATCTGCTGGAAGAGATTGCCCAGAAGATCCTGGAACAGGAGGTGATTGAGGGTAAGGAACTGAAACAGTACCTCGCTCGCGTGACTCCTTTAGACCAGTCAGCAGTCGAAACTGGCGAGGCGGTCGTGGCTTAG
- a CDS encoding DUF4351 domain-containing protein: MQSEGDAIDHDGLFKELIQTFFWEFLELFLPETLEYIERGTVTFLHQEVYSSIGTEEKRIIDLLARVKFRGEDSYFLFHIEPQSSARARFERRMFCYFARLFEKYDLPIYPVVIFSYDSPLVEATSDLRVEFPDFQVLQFNYRSIQLNRLRWRDYLEQYNPVASALMAKMQIAPEDRPRVKNECLRMLVTLRLDPGRTEFLSRFIDCYLRLSPDEERLFQAEVDSLELEEREGIMQISTSWMERGIEQGIEQGIEQVREREVGLVLRQLKCRVGELSAEVEERVRLLDFDALDNLGEALLDFEELSDVTAWLRGLNKR, encoded by the coding sequence GTGCAGTCTGAGGGCGATGCCATTGACCATGATGGCTTGTTTAAGGAACTGATTCAGACATTCTTCTGGGAGTTCCTAGAGCTATTTTTACCAGAGACCCTGGAGTATATCGAGCGAGGCACTGTGACGTTTTTGCACCAGGAGGTGTACAGCAGCATTGGGACGGAGGAGAAGCGAATTATTGATTTGCTGGCTCGGGTGAAGTTTCGCGGCGAGGACAGCTACTTCCTCTTTCATATCGAGCCTCAGTCTTCTGCAAGAGCTCGCTTCGAGCGGCGGATGTTTTGTTATTTCGCAAGATTGTTCGAGAAATATGACTTGCCGATCTATCCGGTGGTTATCTTTTCCTACGATAGCCCGCTGGTGGAGGCGACGAGCGATCTGCGGGTAGAATTCCCAGATTTTCAGGTGTTGCAGTTCAATTACCGGTCGATTCAACTGAATCGTCTGCGCTGGCGAGATTATTTGGAGCAGTACAATCCGGTGGCGTCTGCCTTAATGGCGAAGATGCAAATTGCGCCAGAGGATCGCCCTCGGGTCAAAAACGAATGTTTGCGGATGCTGGTGACGTTGCGGCTCGATCCCGGTCGAACGGAGTTTTTATCGCGGTTTATCGATTGCTATCTGCGATTGAGTCCGGATGAGGAGCGCTTGTTTCAAGCCGAAGTTGATAGCTTAGAACTGGAGGAACGGGAGGGGATTATGCAGATCTCGACTAGTTGGATGGAAAGGGGCATCGAGCAGGGCATCGAGCAGGGCATCGAGCAGGTTCGCGAGCGAGAGGTAGGGCTAGTACTTCGTCAGCTCAAGTGCCGAGTGGGCGAGCTGTCTGCCGAAGTTGAGGAGCGGGTGCGGTTGTTGGATTTCGATGCCTTAGACAATTTGGGGGAAGCGCTGCTCGATTTTGAGGAACTGAGTGATGTAACGGCTTGGTTGAGGGGGCTGAACAAGCGGTAA
- a CDS encoding RnfABCDGE type electron transport complex subunit D encodes MFLDARFYQIAFLSLFLWLGVGARDWTLRPDVMAAAVFSCAIVQVALVFLVPPPKPAETDPRDRKALAREILPQWKYALQSLPSAAITSLSLCLLLRANHPLAMAFAGGMAIASKFWLRAPHRKHFFNPANFGIVVALLLTGDVWVSPGQWGTDWWAVLAFAGAGGMVLRRVGRWDTSAAFLGVYAALEIARNFWLGWSWDVVAHHLTSGSLLLFALFMLTDPRSIPNARPARVVWAIAIALLTFVLRYTVYLPAAMFWALFILSPLTLWLDEVWPAERFQWGQKSPAAAASPSLQQTDLPQPIAFDR; translated from the coding sequence GTGTTTCTAGATGCCCGGTTTTATCAAATTGCCTTTTTATCGCTCTTCTTGTGGTTGGGAGTAGGGGCGCGGGATTGGACCCTGCGCCCCGATGTGATGGCAGCCGCTGTCTTCAGTTGCGCGATCGTGCAGGTGGCGTTGGTGTTTTTAGTGCCGCCACCCAAGCCAGCCGAGACAGACCCTCGCGATCGCAAAGCCCTCGCTCGGGAGATTCTGCCGCAGTGGAAATATGCTCTGCAGTCATTGCCCAGTGCAGCGATCACATCACTGTCCCTCTGTTTGCTCCTGCGGGCCAACCATCCCCTGGCAATGGCTTTCGCAGGGGGAATGGCGATCGCCAGCAAGTTTTGGTTGCGAGCGCCCCATCGCAAGCACTTTTTCAATCCGGCTAATTTCGGCATTGTGGTGGCGCTCTTGCTGACGGGCGATGTTTGGGTGTCGCCGGGACAGTGGGGCACCGATTGGTGGGCGGTGTTGGCATTTGCGGGGGCGGGGGGCATGGTGCTGCGCCGCGTCGGTCGCTGGGATACGTCGGCTGCCTTTTTAGGGGTCTACGCCGCCTTAGAGATCGCGCGCAATTTCTGGTTGGGCTGGAGTTGGGATGTCGTAGCCCACCATCTCACCAGTGGCTCGCTACTGCTGTTTGCTCTGTTCATGCTGACGGATCCGCGCTCGATTCCCAATGCCCGTCCGGCGCGGGTAGTGTGGGCGATCGCGATCGCTTTGCTCACCTTCGTTCTGCGATATACCGTCTACCTTCCGGCGGCGATGTTTTGGGCGCTGTTTATCCTCTCGCCGCTGACGTTGTGGCTAGACGAAGTCTGGCCCGCAGAACGATTTCAGTGGGGCCAAAAATCTCCAGCCGCCGCTGCGTCTCCTTCCTTGCAGCAGACTGATTTACCCCAACCTATTGCCTTCGATCGCTAA
- a CDS encoding DUF2330 domain-containing protein produces the protein MNFSRLFSRPFVAIALAIGLCLSFGTAARAFCGFYVAKADADLFNQASQVILARDGDRAVITMSNDYEGDLDEFAMVVPVPVVLQEEQVHVGDRDIIDRLDAFSAPRLVEYFDPDPCAREFELWQGRALNDAAAPSLESSNRRREQVLGVTVEAEFSVGEYDIQILSATESDGLETWLRQNGYRIPDNAQPLLRPYIRQGMKFFVAKVNLEEFERSEFQYLRPLQIAYESPKFMLPIRLGMANASGDQDLIVYALSPQGQVELTNYRTVKVPSNMDIPVFVKSEFDDFYTDMFETAYERENKNVAFLEYAWDIRSCDPCSATPPSAEELRKAGVFWLRPGQSPNAFVTRLHVRYTRDRFPEDLQFQETSNRQNFQGRYVLRHPFGGAANCPAGRQYRRGLGDRFEREAQTLANLTGWAIDDIRAKLPNIPEAAPVRWWEELWGN, from the coding sequence ATGAACTTTTCTCGACTGTTTTCTCGACCCTTTGTGGCGATCGCCCTCGCGATCGGCCTGTGTCTCAGCTTCGGCACCGCTGCCCGTGCCTTCTGCGGATTCTATGTGGCGAAAGCCGATGCCGATTTATTCAACCAAGCCTCGCAGGTGATTTTGGCGCGGGACGGCGATCGCGCGGTCATCACGATGTCCAACGATTACGAGGGGGATTTAGATGAATTTGCGATGGTTGTCCCCGTACCTGTTGTCTTGCAAGAAGAGCAAGTGCATGTGGGCGATCGGGACATCATCGATCGCCTCGACGCTTTCAGCGCCCCCCGCTTGGTGGAATATTTCGACCCCGATCCCTGCGCGCGCGAGTTTGAGCTGTGGCAAGGACGAGCCCTCAACGACGCAGCCGCCCCCAGTTTAGAGTCGTCTAACAGGCGACGAGAGCAAGTGTTGGGGGTCACTGTCGAAGCGGAATTTTCAGTCGGCGAATACGACATTCAAATTCTCAGCGCCACTGAGTCAGATGGCTTGGAAACCTGGCTGCGGCAAAATGGCTATCGCATTCCCGACAACGCTCAACCGCTGTTGCGTCCTTACATCCGTCAGGGGATGAAATTTTTTGTGGCCAAGGTGAATTTGGAGGAATTCGAGCGCTCTGAATTCCAATATCTGCGACCGCTGCAAATTGCTTACGAATCGCCCAAGTTTATGCTGCCGATTCGGTTGGGGATGGCCAATGCCAGCGGCGATCAGGATCTGATTGTCTACGCCCTCTCCCCACAGGGTCAGGTGGAGCTGACCAATTACCGCACTGTGAAAGTGCCCTCCAACATGGACATTCCGGTGTTTGTCAAATCCGAATTCGATGATTTCTACACCGATATGTTCGAGACTGCCTACGAGCGGGAAAATAAGAATGTCGCGTTTCTAGAATATGCCTGGGATATTCGCAGTTGCGATCCCTGTTCGGCCACACCCCCTTCGGCTGAGGAGTTGCGCAAAGCGGGGGTGTTTTGGCTGCGTCCCGGCCAGTCGCCGAATGCGTTCGTCACGCGGTTGCACGTTCGCTACACGCGCGATCGCTTCCCCGAAGATCTGCAGTTCCAAGAAACCAGCAACCGTCAAAATTTTCAGGGACGGTACGTGCTGCGCCATCCTTTTGGGGGGGCAGCCAACTGTCCCGCCGGTCGGCAATATCGTCGCGGTTTAGGCGATCGCTTCGAACGAGAAGCCCAAACCCTGGCAAATCTGACCGGTTGGGCGATCGACGATATTCGCGCCAAGCTCCCCAACATTCCAGAAGCCGCACCCGTACGCTGGTGGGAAGAGCTGTGGGGGAATTAA
- a CDS encoding MBL fold metallo-hydrolase, which yields MATLSKRRPQNVTGNFYVDSSCIDCDTCRWMAPHTFSRLDGQSAVHHQPDTEGDRLQALQALLACPTASIGTVEKPEDIRAVQQSFPIAIAENVYHCGYHSERSYGATSYFITRPAGNILIDSPRFAPPLVKRLEDLGGIRYLYLTHRDDVADHRKFRDRFGCDRILHTDDISTDTQAVEIQLRGSEPYRLADDIFILPVPGHTRGHTVLLYNDSVLFTGDHLAYSASLAHLIGFRNFCWYSWPRQIESMETLTRYSFEWVLPGHGRRFHGDRDTMRKALQDCIDWMKSAA from the coding sequence ATGGCAACACTCTCCAAACGACGCCCCCAAAACGTTACCGGCAATTTTTACGTTGACAGTAGTTGCATCGATTGCGACACTTGCCGCTGGATGGCCCCCCACACCTTCAGCCGCCTCGACGGTCAATCGGCAGTCCACCACCAACCCGACACCGAAGGCGATCGCCTGCAAGCCTTACAAGCGCTGCTCGCCTGCCCCACTGCTTCCATCGGCACTGTCGAAAAACCTGAGGATATTCGGGCGGTTCAGCAGAGTTTCCCGATCGCGATCGCCGAGAATGTCTACCATTGCGGCTATCACTCCGAACGCTCCTACGGCGCTACCAGTTATTTCATCACCCGTCCCGCAGGCAATATTCTCATCGACTCTCCCCGCTTCGCTCCCCCTTTAGTCAAACGGCTGGAAGACCTGGGAGGCATCCGCTACCTTTACCTCACCCACCGCGACGATGTGGCCGACCACCGCAAATTTCGCGATCGCTTCGGTTGCGATCGCATTCTTCATACTGACGACATCTCCACTGACACCCAAGCTGTCGAAATCCAACTCAGGGGTAGCGAGCCCTACCGACTTGCCGACGATATCTTCATCCTTCCCGTCCCCGGCCACACCCGAGGCCACACCGTTTTGCTCTACAACGACAGCGTTCTCTTTACGGGGGACCACCTCGCCTACTCCGCTTCCCTCGCTCACCTCATCGGCTTCCGTAACTTCTGCTGGTATTCTTGGCCCCGCCAAATTGAATCGATGGAAACTCTGACTCGCTATTCCTTCGAGTGGGTCTTGCCCGGTCACGGCAGGCGTTTTCACGGCGATCGCGACACGATGCGCAAAGCGTTGCAAGATTGCATTGACTGGATGAAATCTGCTGCTTAG
- a CDS encoding helix-turn-helix transcriptional regulator encodes MLRRIRFLTQEQLSKALGVSETTIRNWEKGRAVPRLTIRQVKELCRVLDVSLDQLPDDFGPQLLQPGLKAAELPHDYTASDRELE; translated from the coding sequence ATGCTCAGAAGAATTCGATTTTTAACTCAAGAGCAGTTGAGTAAAGCGCTCGGAGTGTCGGAGACGACGATTCGCAATTGGGAGAAGGGTCGAGCAGTTCCGCGACTGACAATTCGTCAGGTGAAGGAGTTGTGCCGGGTGCTCGATGTCAGCCTCGACCAGTTGCCCGACGACTTCGGTCCCCAGTTGCTGCAGCCGGGATTGAAGGCGGCAGAGCTTCCCCACGATTACACGGCGAGCGATCGCGAGTTGGAATGA
- the rpsL gene encoding 30S ribosomal protein S12, which yields MPTIQQLIRDERSVAKQKSKSPALKSCPQRRGVCTRVYTTTPKKPNSALRKVARVRLTSGFEVTAYIPGIGHNLQEHSVVMIRGGRVKDLPGVRYHIIRGTLDTAGVKDRRQGRSKYGAKRPKE from the coding sequence ATGCCCACCATCCAGCAGCTCATTCGAGACGAAAGAAGCGTCGCAAAGCAGAAATCGAAATCCCCTGCGCTCAAGTCATGCCCGCAGCGTCGCGGCGTCTGTACCCGCGTTTACACAACCACCCCCAAAAAGCCCAATTCTGCCCTGCGTAAAGTGGCTCGCGTTCGCCTGACCTCTGGTTTTGAAGTGACTGCCTACATTCCCGGCATCGGTCACAATCTGCAAGAGCACTCGGTGGTGATGATTCGTGGCGGACGAGTCAAAGATTTGCCGGGGGTCCGCTACCATATCATTCGCGGCACCCTCGATACTGCAGGCGTTAAAGACCGCCGCCAAGGTCGGTCCAAATACGGCGCTAAGCGTCCTAAAGAATAA
- the rpsG gene encoding 30S ribosomal protein S7 produces the protein MSRRNRATRREVNPDPKFGSRLVSMLIRKLMVDGKASIASSIVYDAMDLMAERTGGEPLELVENAIRNATPMVEVKARRVGGATYQVPMEVRGDRGTTLALRWLTSFSRARPGKSMSSKLANELMDAANETGNTIRKREETHRMAEANKAFAHYRY, from the coding sequence ATGTCCCGTCGCAATCGTGCCACCCGTCGCGAAGTTAACCCCGACCCGAAATTTGGCAGCCGCCTAGTTTCTATGCTAATCCGCAAATTAATGGTGGATGGGAAAGCTTCGATCGCCTCCAGCATCGTCTACGACGCGATGGATCTGATGGCCGAACGAACTGGGGGAGAGCCTTTAGAACTGGTGGAAAACGCCATCCGCAACGCCACCCCTATGGTGGAGGTGAAGGCCCGCCGCGTCGGCGGTGCCACCTACCAAGTGCCGATGGAAGTTCGCGGCGATCGCGGCACCACTCTGGCGCTGCGCTGGCTGACGTCCTTCTCCCGCGCTCGTCCCGGCAAGAGCATGTCGAGCAAACTGGCCAACGAACTCATGGATGCCGCCAACGAAACGGGTAATACCATTCGCAAGCGGGAAGAAACCCATCGCATGGCTGAAGCTAACAAGGCATTTGCCCACTATCGCTACTAA
- the fusA gene encoding elongation factor G: MARTVPLETIRNIGIAAHIDAGKTTTTERILYYSGIVHKIGEVHEGTAVMDWMDQERERGITITAAAISTDWKDCHINIIDTPGHVDFTIEVERSMRVLDGVIAVFDSVGGVQPQTETVWRQANRYAVPRMAFVNKMDRTGADYYKVMAQMRDRLQANAVAIQLPIGAEEQFAGLVDLVEMQAYIYTNDLGTDIEIADIPADMQELAAEYREKLLEAVADFDEALTEKFVEGEAFTTAEIKAALRKATIANQIMPTLCGTALKNKGVQTLLDAVVDYLPSPLEVPAIKGYLGDGTEASREANDDLPLAALAFKVMTDPYGRLTFVRVYSGVLKKGSYVYNSSQDKKERISRLIVMKADDRIDVDELRAGDLGAILGLKDTFTGHTLCDPDSPIVLESLYIPEPVISVAVEPKTKADLEKLSKALKSLSEEDPTFRVAIDPETNQTVISGMGELHLEILVDRMLREFKVEANVGAPQVAYRETIRKVANKVEGKFIRQSGGKGQYGHVVINLEPGDPGSGFEFVSKIVGGSVPKEYINPVEAGMKEACESGVLAGYPLIDVRATLVDGSYHEVDSSEMAFKIAGSMALREAVKRSSPALLEPSMKVEVEVPGDFLGDVIGDLNSRRGQVESMDPGDPVAKVTAKVPLAEMFGYATDIRSKTQGRGTFSMEFGNYEEVPRTVAETIIAKHKGNE, encoded by the coding sequence GTGGCTCGCACCGTTCCACTCGAAACCATTCGAAATATCGGCATTGCCGCGCACATCGATGCGGGTAAGACCACTACGACCGAGCGCATCCTCTATTACTCCGGTATCGTGCACAAAATTGGCGAGGTGCACGAGGGCACGGCAGTCATGGACTGGATGGATCAAGAACGCGAACGCGGAATTACGATCACAGCTGCGGCGATCTCGACGGACTGGAAAGATTGCCACATCAATATTATCGATACTCCCGGTCACGTAGACTTCACCATTGAGGTGGAGCGTTCCATGCGAGTGCTGGATGGCGTCATCGCTGTGTTTGACTCGGTGGGTGGGGTTCAGCCCCAAACCGAGACGGTTTGGCGGCAAGCCAATCGGTACGCCGTGCCTCGCATGGCCTTTGTCAACAAAATGGACCGTACGGGTGCTGACTACTATAAAGTGATGGCTCAAATGCGCGATCGCCTGCAGGCCAATGCCGTTGCCATTCAGTTACCCATCGGTGCCGAAGAACAGTTCGCCGGTTTGGTGGATCTGGTGGAAATGCAAGCCTATATCTACACCAACGATCTGGGTACCGATATTGAGATCGCCGACATTCCTGCCGACATGCAGGAGTTGGCAGCAGAGTATCGAGAGAAGCTGCTGGAGGCAGTGGCAGACTTTGATGAAGCTCTGACTGAAAAGTTTGTCGAGGGTGAAGCGTTTACCACTGCAGAAATTAAGGCGGCACTGCGCAAGGCCACCATTGCCAACCAAATCATGCCGACCTTGTGCGGTACTGCTCTCAAGAATAAGGGCGTGCAGACGTTGTTAGATGCCGTGGTGGACTACCTGCCCTCGCCGCTCGAAGTGCCTGCGATTAAAGGGTACCTGGGTGACGGTACGGAGGCATCTCGCGAGGCCAATGACGATTTGCCACTGGCGGCCTTGGCCTTTAAAGTCATGACCGATCCCTACGGACGCTTGACTTTTGTGCGGGTGTACTCTGGCGTGTTGAAAAAGGGCAGCTACGTCTATAACTCCAGTCAGGACAAGAAAGAGCGCATTTCTCGCTTGATTGTGATGAAGGCGGACGATCGGATTGATGTGGACGAGCTGCGAGCAGGCGATTTAGGGGCTATTCTCGGCCTGAAAGACACCTTTACCGGCCATACCCTCTGCGACCCCGACAGTCCGATTGTGTTGGAATCGCTATACATTCCCGAGCCGGTGATCTCAGTTGCGGTCGAACCCAAAACCAAGGCAGACTTGGAAAAGCTTTCCAAGGCGCTGAAATCCCTCTCGGAGGAAGATCCCACCTTTCGAGTGGCGATCGACCCCGAGACAAACCAAACGGTGATTTCGGGGATGGGGGAACTTCACCTCGAAATTCTGGTGGACCGCATGCTGCGGGAATTTAAGGTGGAGGCCAACGTCGGCGCGCCTCAGGTGGCCTACCGCGAAACCATTCGCAAGGTGGCCAATAAGGTGGAAGGGAAGTTTATCCGTCAGAGTGGCGGTAAAGGCCAGTACGGCCATGTGGTTATCAATCTAGAACCGGGCGATCCGGGCTCTGGATTTGAGTTTGTCTCCAAGATCGTGGGGGGTTCCGTTCCGAAGGAATATATCAACCCGGTCGAGGCAGGCATGAAAGAAGCCTGCGAGTCAGGTGTTTTAGCAGGCTACCCCCTCATCGACGTCCGCGCCACCTTGGTGGACGGGTCGTATCACGAGGTTGACTCCAGCGAGATGGCCTTTAAGATTGCCGGTTCGATGGCATTGAGAGAAGCGGTCAAACGCAGCTCTCCCGCCCTGCTCGAACCGAGCATGAAGGTCGAAGTGGAAGTCCCTGGCGACTTCCTCGGCGACGTGATTGGCGATCTCAACTCCCGTCGCGGCCAGGTCGAGTCGATGGATCCTGGCGATCCAGTTGCGAAAGTAACTGCTAAAGTACCTTTGGCGGAAATGTTCGGCTATGCCACCGACATCCGGTCGAAGACCCAGGGACGCGGGACTTTTTCGATGGAGTTCGGCAACTACGAGGAAGTCCCTCGCACTGTCGCCGAAACCATCATTGCTAAACATAAAGGGAATGAATAA